The Syntrophales bacterium genomic interval CGAAAAGGGGGCTTTCACTGGGGCCACACGTTTAAAACCTGGTCGTTTTGAACTAGCAAATCAGGGAACTATATTTCTCGATGAAGTTTCGGAGCTGCCCCTTTCGACCCAGAGCAGGCTGCTTCGCGTCCTTCAGGAAGGTGAGTTTCAACGTGTAGGTGGGACCAAAATGCTTTATTCAGATTTTCGCCTTCTTGCTGCTACTAATAAAGATCTGGAGAAGGAAGTTCACGCGGGACGATTCCGATCAGATTTGTATTTTCGGCTGAATGTTTTCCCCATCAGAGTGCCACCTTTGAGGGAACGTAAGGAGGATATTATCCCGCTTGCCCAGCATTTCCTCAGGCGCTTCTCCCAACAATACAATAAACCGTGTCCTTCAATTCCTCGCGGAGAAATGGAAAAGCTTATGAACTATTCTTGGCCTGGAAATGTTCGTGAATTGGCCAACGTAATAGAAAGAGCTGTTATTCTCGGTGATTTCGATATTCGGTTACCCACCATTTCTAATCATTCAAAGTATTTTGAAATAGAGGGACCATTTCTCACATTGAAAGAGATGGAGCGGAAACATATCATTGAGGCTCTGCAGATAACAGGGGGGAGGCTTGGGGGTAAAAAAGGAGCAGCAGCGCTTCTGGGCGTAAAGAGAACTACCCTCATCCACAGAATGAAAAAATTGGGGATCAATGTAAATAGAAACCTTATAATTGAATAAGAGATAAAAACTCGGCCATTAATTCATTCATCTTTGTGTCGAAATAATAACAGTTGTTCAAAAAAGAACTTTTCTTGCCAATTCATCATTTTAGTTGAACACGTTGTGTGGTAATCAAAAGTCGGATCTGAGGGAAGGAATGGATGGCATTTTTTTTGAAACACAGGATTGGAAAGTTTTTTATAGAAAGGGGGATCTTGGATGTTACTCGACGTGTTGTTAACAGAGGAAGAGAAGGTTTTGAAGCAGGAAGTGAGGGAGTTTGTGAAAGGGGTATCGCCTGAATTAACTAAAAAACTTGATAAAGATGAGATTCAGTATCCCAGAGACTATGTGAAGAGACTTGGGGAGTTAAATCTACTCGGTCTCCGATTTCCGAAGGAATACGGGGGAAGGGGATTACCCTGGACTGCTGAAATTGCTGCTCTGGAAGAAATCGGTGTTCTTGGGACGGCGCTGGGTTGTGCTTTCGCTATGCCCTCGATTGTAGGCGAGGCGCTTTGCGTTTTTGGTACGGAGGAACAGAAGGAGAAGTTCCTTAAACCCATGTTGAGAGGCGAACTTGTGTCTGCTGAAGCGCTTACTGAACCTAGAGGGGGCTCTGATTTCTTTGGAGCCACGACGAGGGCTGAATTGAAGAATGGGATTTTTACCGTCAGAGGTCAGAAGAGATTTGTCGTGGGAGCTTCCAGCGCGGATTTCTTTCTTGTGTACGTTAACACGAACCCAGCGGGTAAACCTCACGAGAGAATAAGTTTGCTTATCATAGAACGAGATCGGCCGGGTGTGGAGGTTAAATATCTTTACGGGCTCATGGGGACAAGGGGTGGAGGAACTGGAAGACTCGTGTTTAGAGATGTTCAAGTTCCAGAATCAAATCTTGTCGGAAAGCTTAACGAAGGGGCCCACATATTCAACACCATGATGGTACCAGAAAGGTTAACATCCGCCGGTGCATCTCTGGGTATGGGGAGAGCGGCACTGGAAGTTGCGGTCCGTTACAGTGATCGTCGCAAGGCTTTTGGTCAGAAGATTAGGACATTTCAGGGTGTAAGCTTCAAAGTCGCTGAGGCGATTACCCAACTGGATGCTGCGAGGGCCTTGACTTATGCGGCTGGTAAGGCAGCGGATCTGAAACTACCTACGACTCGCCGCCTTGTAAGTGAAGCTAAGAAGTTTGCCACTGATGCGGCGTGGAATGTAATCAATCTCTCGATGCAAATAGTGGGGGGTATAGGTTATACAAATGTATTTCCCATAGAGAAAATGGTTCGTGATGCAAGACTCATCCAGATCTGGACGGGTACTAATGAGATCATGAATCTTCTCATTCAGCATGAGTTCTACAGAGAAATGCTTACCGATCCCAACCCCGGCCGCAACATAGAGATTGATGCTCATGAAGGTCACATGAAGGATGAGATTGTCTACGAAGACGAGGAGATGTGGACAAAAGGATGGTAAACAATTGCACTTGCGTTGAAGGGGGTGAAGGAACCCATGATAATGGATGGGAAGGATTATATTTCTAGTCTGGAGAAAATGGAGACGGTAGTCTATATAGGAGGAGAGCGCGTGCGGGAATACTGGAAGCATCCTGCTATTCAGCCTGCAGTTAATGCACTCGCTGCAACGTACGATCTTGCAAGCAACTCCACTCTGAATGAGGAGATTCACGAATTGATTGTCACCGAAAGTCCGTTGACAGGCGACAAAATAAATCGTTTCCTCCACATCATCCAATCACAAGAGGATCTCCTAGCTCGGATGAAACTACAACGAGCTCTGATGAGGTTCACCGGGGGATGTTTTGGTGGCAGGTGTGTTGCTGGGGCAGTTATAAACGCCCTTTGGTCCGTAACCTATGAGGTTGACAGAGCAAACGGTGGAAAAACAGAGTACCATAAGCGGTTTTCCGCATATGTTAAGATGTGCCAGGAGAAGGATCTCGCCGTTTCGGGCAATATAACCGATGCGAAGGGTGATAGATCGAAACCACCGCATAAACAGGCAGACAGCGATCTCTTTGTTAGAATTGTGGAGAAGAGAAAGGATGGTATTGTTGTAAATGGCGCTAAACTTCAGCAATCGGGAGCACCTATTGCCCATGAGAGGCTTGTGGTTCCCACAACTGCGTTAGGTCCTGATGATGAAGTGTATGCAGTGGCTTTTGCTGTTCCGGGGGATGCAGAGGGGGTGATCCACGTTAATGACACTGCATGTGTAAATTCTAAGTTTATGTCCATGGAGCCCGAGGATATAGGAAATGTAAAATACGGTATACATCAGAGTGCTCACGTTATTTTTGATCACGTTTTTGTACCATGGGAGAGAGTTTTTCTATGCGGTGAGTGGAAAGCTACGAGAGCTCTAGTACATAGGTTCTCTGACTTCCAGAGGTTTGCGTCCTCTGCTTGTCGCTGTGGTTATATAGACCTCTGTATAGGTGCAGGTCTTGCTATGGCTGATTACAACGGTGTGGCGGATAAAACACACATAGTGGATAAGCTTATAGACATGAGCATAGATGCGGAAACCCTCCAAGGATTGGTGGCAGGAGCAGCGGCTTTGGCCTATAAAACTACATCTGGTGTTATGGTACCAGAGACGCTCACTGTAAATGCAGCTAAATTGTATATGAACGAGGCAATTTTGAAAACCGCTCAGAGACTTGCCGATATCGGTGGGGGGATCCTAGTCACAAGGCCCAGCATTAAGGACCTTCAAATCCCGAAAATAGGTGATCTTTTGAAGAAGTACCACCAAGCGAGAAGATGGGAAGATACGGATAAAAGAATCAAGATGGCACGCCTTTGTGAAACCCTAGCCGGTCTTGGATCACCCACACCGATCCTATCGGTTATTGCAGCTGGTCCTCCGGCAACACAGAGACTTAATTTTCGCCTGTTTACGCCTTTTGAAAGGGATAGAAAAGCAGCAGAACGTTTGGCGGGGATTTAATTGATGTTGCAGAAGGGGAGAGGCATACGCGAAAAACATGACCTCTCCCTTTATTTGTGCGAAAATATAGACTCTTTCGCCGAATAAATGACTCTGTAATCCTTCTGATCCAACAGATCGAAGTTGAGGGATGGTCCCCTCTCGGTTAGGTTTTCTTCGTTTCCTGTGACAACAATGGTATCTATCTTCTCTATAAGTGTAATGCTCCTTTGTATTGATAGGTCGAAGAGATCCCTGAGGGCTGCTTTATTTTCTTTACCAGTCACTGGGTTTCGAAATTCGAGTTGGCCTTCAATCCTGGGCATGAATCTATAAAGCTGAGGGCTGTAGAAAAGACCGGCGATTTCTCTAATTTTACGGGGTAGAAGAGGGGAGATGGCAAAGAGTATGCGGGCGATTTTTTCTCTTCGGGATAACTGAACCATTGTATGGAAATTCCTTAGAGCTTCGATTGTAACGTTTGGCAAAGAGCGAAATGATGAATCCATAGTTGCTGATAATCGGGCGAGCAGGTAAATGAGCGGAAACTCTAATCCGTTTAGGATTGCTTTTATGTTGAAATTTTCAGGTTGATATGTCCCTTTTAAGAAATACATGTCAATAAGCGTTTCGAGCAATCTATGCCTCTGGATGGCTTTGCTCCTGACAGAAGGGTCGTTATCTTCGCAGTCTCCGGTCATATAGTATACCATGGGATGGAATACTGCATCGGCATGAATATGAGTTGCCACACCTGCAATGAAGGAGAGTATCTGATTCTTGTAGGGGCTATCTTTGGCTACTTTTATTAAATGTCTGACGAATTCGTAGGTGTCTTCCCCGTTTACACCGTGTAGTATATGAGCAAGGTCTTTGTATGGGAGATAGGCTTTTTTTGATCCGAGAAAGAAAAAGACATCCAAAAATACGGCGCCCAATTTTAATGCGTTTGGGTTGTGAAGAACGGCATCTCCCATTTTTGTTCCCCCGAGGAGATCTGCCGTTTCTAAGCATATTAGCCAGTGAGTTATTTCTTTTGGCATAGCGACTTAATTAGGGAATTAACCCGTTACTTATCATTTTTTTGTGGTAATAGCGATGCTTTTTAATTAATTATAATGAAACTTAGTTGTTGAATAACCAGATGGATGAAAAACTTAGCAAAAGAACATTAATAAGTTGGTGCTTATATGATTTTGCCAATTCCAGCTATGCTGCTGTAATTTTAGCGGTTGTATTTCAGGTTTATTACATCGAAAACATAGTGGGAAATGCGAACGGATCAGGAGATCTATGGTGGGGAAGGGCCATTTCAACAAGTATGTTCATCATATCCCTCATTTCTCCTTTTTTGGGAGGTATAGCTGATTTTGCTGGGTGGCGGAAACAGTTTCTTATCCTTTTTACTCTAATTTGTGCAGGGTCTGTTGTCGGTTTTTCTTTTTTAACGCCTGGGGCTGTTCTTTTAGGATTCGTTCTTATTGTGCTTGCAAACATAGGTATGGAGGGAGGGGTAGTTTTTTACAACTCTTTTCTTCCTCGAATCGCTTCCACTGAGTTCCAGGGAAGGATTTCTGGTTGGGGATTTGCCGTAGGTTATGCAGGTTCAATTGTATCTTTGCTTCTCGCTCTGCCACTGGCGAAAGCGGGATACTTCAATGTCGTCTGGCTAATGGTAGCTGCGTTTTTTGTTTTATTCTCAATACCTTCTTTTCTTTTTTTGCCCCAGGACACAAGGACTCAATTTTCACCCTTGTATGCAGGTAGGTTGGGAGTAATTAAAACGTATACTACTCTTTCTGAAATGTGGAAGTCGAGAGATATAAGGAGATTTTTTCTTGCCTATCTTTTGTATGAGGATGGTGTAAATACCGTAATTGTATTCTCAGCAAGTTTTGCTTCTGCAACGTTTAGTTTCACACACCAAGAGTTGATTGTTCTTTTCTTGCTAATTCAGGTAACAGCACTGATAGGTGCACTTGCTCTCTCACGACCTACGGATGAGTGGGGACCTAAAAAAGTTGTAATTCTTTCGCTTATTTTGTGGTCTAGTGTTTCCTCGTTAGCTTACTTTGTTTATGACAAAGCCCATTTCTGGATACTTGCGGTAGTTGCAGGAATGGGGCTTGGGTCCGTTCAGTCAGCCACGCGTGCGCTTTTTGCTCGATTTGTACCGGAAGGTAAAGAAGCTGAGTACTTTGGCGTTTATTCACTTGTGGGTAAGACATCGGCAATAATAGGACCTCTTTTGTTTGGATATTTATCTGCAACATTTGGAAGTCAGCGGCCAGCAATCCTTTCGGTAACTCTATTTTTTCTCTTGGGATTGATAATTTTGTTCCCGCTGAAGACAGTGGAAAAACGTTAAAAGATGAGCAAAGTTGGGATAATTCAACATTAACGGGGAGGTTCTGCTAATGGACAGAGAATTGATATTTAGAAGAAGTATCACCATTGACACGTACGAAATAGGAGAAAACGTAATTGCCGTTGAAGGTGAACTTACGGATGAACGTTTTTATCCTTCTTTAGTCTACTCCACAGGCGTTAGAAAGGATAAGGGCATAATGCATAATATGTTAGTAAAAATGAACATTTTATTGCCCAATCTGAAAATTTTATCGGTGAGTGCTGAGATGCCCGCGACACCCTTGGAGGGATGTTCGGAGATAAAGGATTCGATTAAAAAAATGGAGAATATGGAGATTAAATCAGGATTTACGTCTTGGGTAAGAGAGAATTTTGGAAGAGAAAAGGGATGCCTCCACCTATCAAATTTGATTCTTGCAATGGCCTCTGCAGCGGTTCAGGGTATGTGGTCCTATTACGCGCGAATAAGAGAGGGGGGTGAAGTTAAAAGACCTGTGGGAGTTAGAACCCTTGCGGTGGATAGCTGCTGGATGTGGCGCAAAGACGGTCCTCTTGCGAAGAGGTTTCTGGAAAAGGTGTAGAGAATAATCTATGGGAAGGAAGAAAATAGTAATAACCATTGACGGACCGGCGGGAGTAGGGAAGAGCACAGTCGGCAGAATCGTTGCAAAAAATTTGTCTTATATCTACTTGGAAACAGGGGCAATCTATAGGGCTTTGGCTCTTAAGGTTCTTGAATCAGGCATTCCATGGAACGATGAGTGTTTGTTGAAAAAAATGGTGGAAGGCACAGATATAAGTGTGAAAGTAGTTAACAATGAGAGCAGGGTTTTTCTGGATGGGCGAGATGTCACAGATGTTTTGAGAACTGAAGAAATCGCTCGTTTAGCCTCAGATGTATCCACTCTTTCAGTAGTCCGGAGATTTTTACTGGGCATACAGCGTAACGTTTCTTCTTCGGGGGGCGTAGTTGCAGAAGGTCGGGATATGGGAACGGTCGTTTTCCCAGATGCGGAGCTGAAAATTTATCTCGATGCAGATTTCAAAGAGCGGGTTAAGCGCCGCTACCTTGAACTTTTGGGGCGCGGTCAGGATGTTGATTATGTGAAGTTGCACGATGAAATGGGGAGGAGAGACCGCCAAGACAGGGAAAGGGTTCTTGCACCCCTTTTGCCCCACCCGGATGCACATATAATAGATACTACCCGCATGAGCGTTGATGAGGTGGTGTCTGTTATTATGAATTTGGTAAATGGCTATTTTGCAAAAGGGGAGTGAAATTGTTATAGTTGATAGAAAAATCAGGTTAATGTGACGTCAATATGCTTGATATTTTGTAGACCCTATGATAGCAGTCCAAAATGAGTTAATAATGACCAGGGGGTAAGGGTTTGATGGTAAGTGGTGGACCTAATAAAAACAGTTTAACACAGCATGAGGAAAACATAGAAGGGAGGGAAGATATAAAGGACAGTTCAAAAGGCGAGTCTCAAATTTCAAATAGTGAGACGAGGGGATTTAAAGAGTTGTATGAAAAGTCTTTACAGAGCGTTCATATGGGAGAAATTGTGGTTGGTCGGGTTGTGCAAATCACACCAGATGTAGTCATGGTCGATGTGGGATGGAAGACAGAGGGTTATATCCCGATTCGTGAGGTTAAAGATGGTAAAGGCAATATAACTGTTTCTGAAGGAGATCAGATTGAAGTTCTTGTGGACCGTAGGGACAGTGAAGGTAATCTTGTTCTATCCAGGGAAAAGGTTGTTCGTTTAAGAATTTGGGATGAAGTCAAAAAAGCATACGAGGAGAAGTTAGAGATCAGAGGGAGGATCACTGGTAAGATAAAGGGGGGGTTTTCAGTAGATATAGGTGTTCCAGCATTTTTACCAGGATCCCAGCTTGATATCAGGCCTGTGAAAGATCTTGACCGATATATAGGTCAAACCCTTACCTTTCATGTTCTTAAATACGACCGTAAAAGGAAAAATGTGGTTCTTTCAAGGAAAGAAGTTTTGGAAAAAGAAATTGAGAAAAAGAGGAAAGCCACTCTGGAGAGTTTAGAAGTGGGTAAGATTGTGGAAGGTGTGGTGAAAAATGTGACCGACTATGGTGTATTTATTGATCTGGGGGGTGTAGATGGTCTTTTACATGTGACCGACATTTCATGGGGCCGAGTGAATAGGCCGGCGGATGTTTTCAATAAAGGGGATAAGGTGGTTGTGAAGGTGCTTTCGCTTGATAGGGAAAAGGAACGTGTTTCCCTTGGACTGAAACAACTCACTGAGGATCCGTGGAGCAATGTGCAGGAAAAGTATCCTGTGGGTAGTGTAGTGGATGGTAAAGTTGTGAACATAATGGATTACGGAGCATTTGTAGAACTGGAACCTGGGGTTGAAGGTCTGGTACACATTTCAGAAATGTTTTGGAGCAAAGACATACGCCATCCTTCCAAGATATTGAAGATTGGTGAAAATGTAAAAGTGAAGGTTCTTGAAGTGAACAGAGAAGGAAAACGTATTTCTCTGGGGTTAAAACAAACGATGCCGAATCCGTGGGCAATTTTGAAGGAGAAGTATCCAGAAGGCTCTATAATAAAAGGGGTGGTCAGGAATGTTACGAACTTTGGTGTATTTGTAGGTGTTGAAGAAGGTATCGATGGTCTGATTCACATATCTGATATCTCCTGGAAACCTAAAATAAAACATCCCGGGGAAATGTTCAAAAAAGGTCAAGTTGTGGAAGCAATGGTTCTTGGAGTTGATGTTGAGAACGAGAAATTTTCCTTGGGAATTAAACAGATGCAGAAGAATCCTTGGGAAGAATTTGCTGAGAAGTATCCCCCTGGCTCGGTGATCTCGGGGAAAATTACAAGCATAACTGATTTTGGCGTGTTCGTCGAAATTGAAGAGGGGATAGAAGGGTTGATTCATATCTCTGAACTTAGTCCACGACGTGTCAAATCAGCCGCTGATATATATTCTGTGGGCGATACCGTAGCAGCAGTTGTGAAATCCATAGATCTTCAAAACAGGAAGATTCGTTTGAGCATAAAGGATTATGAGCTAACAGTAGAGGGGTCGCTTGTAAAGCAGTACCTGAACAACAAAGAACACGTCGGGCAAAACCTGGGGAAGGTTTTATCAGAGGTAAAGATAGTAGATACCAAGCGTTAATATGAAAGCATTAAGAAGACATCCTTTTCTGTTCGGAGTTTTGCTAATGATTACTGTTATCGTGTTTTTTTCTGCTCTGATATTCTTAATAACCTTTTTTTCAAGAAAGAGTGTCGATCTTTATGGAAGCGAGAAAGTGGGCATTATAACGGTGGAGGGCATTCTTTTTGATGCGAAAGATGCGATACGTCAGATAAAGGAATTTGAGGAGGAGGATAAGATTAAGGCGATTGTTATTCGAGTGGAGTCACCTGGTGGTAGCGTAGTAGCCTCTGAGGAGATCTACAGTGCTATCAAATCATTGCGGGAAAAGAAAAAAGTGGTCGCATCTTTAGGTGGTATAGCTGCTTCGGGTGGTTATCTTGTGGCGTGCGCCGCTGACAAAATTGTGGCGAATCCGGGGACAATAACGGGTAGTATCTCAGCGCTCATGCATTTTGCGAATGTAGAGTCATTGATGCAAAAAATTGGATTACGTTCGATTGTAATCAAGAGTGGTAAATTCAAGGATATAGGCTCTCCTGTACGAGAAATGACCACTGAAGAGCGGGCATTATTGCAGGGACTTGTAGATGATATTTACGAGCATCTCCTAGAAGTGATTTCTAAGGAGAGGAAGATAAAAAAGGAAGAGTTGCGAAAAATAGCTGATGGTAGGGTTTTTACGGGAAGACAGGCTAAAACCTTAGGGTTGGTAGATGAACTTGGTGACCAGAGTTTTGCGGTTAAGCTTGCAGCCTCTATGGCAGGATTGAAAGGAGAGCCCCAAGTTGTGTATCCCTCAAAGCGAAAAGCTTCTTTTAAAGAACTACTTATAGATAGCTTGCTCTCGCCGATTTTGCAACAATTGCATAAACAGGAATCGAGTTTCAGTGGAGTATACTACCTTTATGTTTCACCTTATTGATATAATAATTGTTTAGGTATGAGCTACAACAGTATTCTACTTGAAATAAAAAAAGGATATGCCATTGTAACCCTCAATCGCCCTCAAGAAATGAATGCCCTAAACTGGGAAATGAGGAGAGAGCTCGACCATGTATTCGACAGATTAGCGGAAGCGAAGGATGTGAGATCGATAATTATAACTGGGGGGGACTATGTGTTTTCGGCTGGGATGGATTTGAAAGAGATGTCAACCTTACCTGATGAAGAGATCCCGGCTTTTTTCGCCTCTATAGTTCGTTATCTTGACAAGATCTATAATTGCCCAAAACCAGTAATCGCTGCTGTAGGAGGTATAGCTCTAGGAGGGGGGTTTAATATCGCGACTGTCTGTGATTTCATCGTGGCGTCTGAGAGTGCAATTTTCGGTCATCCCGAGCTCAAGTTAGGGCTGAACCCACTTTTCAGCCCCTTAAGAAATAGAGTCGGTTTGACAAAGGCAAAAGAGCTGATCATGCTTGGGGAACCTATAGGGGCTATGGAGGCTTTACGTATTGGGCTTGTTAATGTAGTTGCACCGCCTGAGAGGTTTATGCAGGAAGCCATAAATATGGCGGAACAACTGGCACAATATTCCCCCTCTGTTATAGAGGCAGTTAAGAAAATTGCTAACGTGACATCCTTTATGGATGATAGGAAAGCTCTAGAACTGGAATTTGATGTGATGGTCCATCTCTACTCAAGCACTGAAAGAAAGATACTTATGAGTGAATTTATGACCCGGGAATATCTCGAACGGATGCGAAAAAAAATGGGGTTTAAGAAACCCCATCAGACGTCCCAGTCACTATCGGAAGATACAAAGTCCTTCAGTTGATCTCTTCTCTTTTTGTGTTGCAGTTTTTTTATAGCCTTGGCTTCAATCTGCCTTATACGTTCTCGCGTCACACCCATCATTTCCCCTACTTCTTCGAGGGTAAAAGGTCCGAAATGACAGGCGACCCAAGTACAATTATAGTACTTTTCGTTCTTTATGAACCACTCGCAGGTGTTTTCTGGACATACTTCAGTTATTAATGATCCCTTCTTTTTACAACGGTATTTTCCACTCACTTTTTCGGTCACTGATTTTGACCTCATTTTTAGAAATTGGCTGCCATAAAATATTAACCATGTCCTTTTTTGTCAACCCCAGTATGGGATCGATTGAATAGCATCACCTGTCAGAATTGGTTTATTTGGCAAAGTGATCTTCAGTTTGTGGTAATGAAGCTTCATTGAACGTACGGTTGGGAAATCAAAAGCGGATATCTTATACAGAAAACTCAAAGGAAACTTGATCTCTTCGGGTTATACAACGGTGTAAATTTTGATGATCTTTTAGAAAACAGTTTTACTCTTTGCTATGGCTGCATTCATCTCTTCAAGGCCTATAGTTATTCTTGGCCCGAGGCGAAAAATTGTATCTCGTATTATGTAAACCTTTCCCATTTGAACCGCAGGTAATTTTTTTAAGCGGGAGAGCAAATTTTGTATATCCTCTTCCATTCCTTTGCTCTGACCGACAAATATTATCTGTGGCTGGCGGTTCATAACCTCTTCGAGAGAAAGTTTCGGGTAAAATTGAGTTGTATTTGCAGCGATATTTTCAAGACCCAACATATCCATAGCTTCTCCAATAAGAGTGTTCGGGCCTGCAACAATAAGAGGATCCGGTTGCACGACAAACATTGCAAGAATTTTGTCCTTTAAACGCTTCCCTTGGAATTTGTTTAATTTTCTCTGCAATTCATCCGCCCTCTCATTTGCCACTTTAGGAACTTCTAGATACTTCCCAAGAGCTCTAATTGCTTCGGGTAGTTCTTTTATTTTCCTAGCCCTGAATACGTAGGTTCTGATTCCTAATTGGTGCAGTTTAATGGCAATGTGCAAAGGGTTACCATCATCGGTCATTATAACGAGATCAGGTTTCGCAGCGACGATTGCTTCTATAGACGGATTGGAAAAGCCCCCTACCTTTGGTTTTTTCAGCGCTTCCTGTGGATAATCGCAGAATGTTGTAACTGCAACTACCCTTTCCCCCAATCCCAGAGAAAAGAGAATTTCTGTGATGTTAGGAGCCAGAGATACGATTCTTTTTGGAGGTGCAGCATTGGCTTCAGTATAGGTTAGAAAAAAAAACACATTGCAAAAGGAGACTAGTAAAAAAATCACTGGATAAGGGGTAGTCCGATGTTTATTACTGTTCACTTTTGTCCACTGAGCTGTGGAGGTACACATTGCGGATGGGAAATGGTATTGTGATACCTTCCTGGGCGTATCTTTTTTGAAGACGCTTTATGAGTTCGTGTTTTATTGAGAATTGATCAGCGTACGTTCTGGCCTTCAGTATAACTGAAAAAACGATACTCGATTCTCCAAAGGTATGATACCTTATGAATGGTGTGTGATTTTCTACCCCACCAGGCACTTCTCGCATGACCTTTTCAGCTTCTTCTATGGTTACTCTTTCTACTTTTTCTAGGTCGCTATCATAACTTACACCCACGTTTACAATCACATTAGTTTCTTCCTCTGGTCGGTTGAAATTTATAAGTACCGTTTTGGCGAGTTCAGCATTCGGTACTATTATCATGTAATTCTGCATTGCTCTTATTGTGCAGTAACGCCAAGTTATGTCCTGAACAAAACCTTCCAGACCCGGTGTTAAACGAACAAAATCGCCTGGTTTTATCTGTCGGGA includes:
- a CDS encoding enoyl-CoA hydratase/isomerase family protein; amino-acid sequence: MSYNSILLEIKKGYAIVTLNRPQEMNALNWEMRRELDHVFDRLAEAKDVRSIIITGGDYVFSAGMDLKEMSTLPDEEIPAFFASIVRYLDKIYNCPKPVIAAVGGIALGGGFNIATVCDFIVASESAIFGHPELKLGLNPLFSPLRNRVGLTKAKELIMLGEPIGAMEALRIGLVNVVAPPERFMQEAINMAEQLAQYSPSVIEAVKKIANVTSFMDDRKALELEFDVMVHLYSSTERKILMSEFMTREYLERMRKKMGFKKPHQTSQSLSEDTKSFS
- the sppA gene encoding signal peptide peptidase SppA — encoded protein: MITVIVFFSALIFLITFFSRKSVDLYGSEKVGIITVEGILFDAKDAIRQIKEFEEEDKIKAIVIRVESPGGSVVASEEIYSAIKSLREKKKVVASLGGIAASGGYLVACAADKIVANPGTITGSISALMHFANVESLMQKIGLRSIVIKSGKFKDIGSPVREMTTEERALLQGLVDDIYEHLLEVISKERKIKKEELRKIADGRVFTGRQAKTLGLVDELGDQSFAVKLAASMAGLKGEPQVVYPSKRKASFKELLIDSLLSPILQQLHKQESSFSGVYYLYVSPY
- a CDS encoding helical backbone metal receptor, translating into MNSNKHRTTPYPVIFLLVSFCNVFFFLTYTEANAAPPKRIVSLAPNITEILFSLGLGERVVAVTTFCDYPQEALKKPKVGGFSNPSIEAIVAAKPDLVIMTDDGNPLHIAIKLHQLGIRTYVFRARKIKELPEAIRALGKYLEVPKVANERADELQRKLNKFQGKRLKDKILAMFVVQPDPLIVAGPNTLIGEAMDMLGLENIAANTTQFYPKLSLEEVMNRQPQIIFVGQSKGMEEDIQNLLSRLKKLPAVQMGKVYIIRDTIFRLGPRITIGLEEMNAAIAKSKTVF